A single genomic interval of uncultured Sunxiuqinia sp. harbors:
- a CDS encoding PQQ-binding-like beta-propeller repeat protein, giving the protein MNWTINDKMNLAKGITWIAALFSLVVSLMLIANYLQLESVDPLESPALQTLVEQLHDHPNDEVLKENIRALDLLIRKAYFTSQWQIRTGAYLLIFSVLVFVLAIRYQKSLRSGLEELESIEKDAFLDKQLARKWLVYSGLGLFVFALLAGFLSNDLLDSYEPKGALADNQAASNVEVIDVQPVAVAEQAEVETATKEKQVEAIPEEEVSNSQTDHDSQQDNSQPEIAKKEEPKAQVAQTPAKSAVPTEEEFRENYPFFRGPDGNGITYKTNVPDKFDAAAGENVLWKVQVPKHGYNSPIVWGDKLFVSGADKEAREVYCYDTKNGDLLWQAKADQISGSPAKMPSVTEDTGLAASTMATNGNAVFAIFGTGDLIALDFEGKRLWAKNLGVPDNHYGHSSSLIIYKDKLIVQYDTNRGSKVMALNTADGSAQWETVRDVRISWASPVLADVDGQAQLILNAEPLVAGYDPETGKELWTVECMMGEVGPSVGYSDGMVYAANEYATLAAIKVGEQAEIVWEDSEYLPEVASPLAADGFLIIATSYGVVACYDAKDGAKYWEQEYGDGIYASPVYADGNVYLMDMGGDLHVFKLGKEFQLVAESSLGERSVCSPVFAQGKMFLRGFNHLYCIGN; this is encoded by the coding sequence ATGAATTGGACGATTAACGATAAAATGAACTTGGCGAAAGGTATCACCTGGATTGCCGCTCTTTTTAGTTTGGTGGTTAGCTTGATGCTAATTGCCAATTACCTGCAATTAGAAAGCGTAGACCCATTGGAAAGTCCGGCTTTGCAAACCTTGGTTGAACAGCTGCATGATCATCCGAATGACGAAGTATTGAAGGAAAATATCCGGGCACTGGACCTGCTGATTCGGAAGGCGTATTTCACCAGTCAGTGGCAAATTCGGACAGGTGCCTACCTGTTAATATTTAGTGTGCTTGTGTTTGTGTTGGCAATCCGTTATCAAAAATCGCTTCGCTCCGGGCTGGAAGAATTGGAAAGCATTGAAAAGGACGCTTTTCTGGACAAACAGTTAGCACGAAAGTGGTTGGTTTATTCAGGCTTGGGACTTTTTGTTTTCGCTCTGCTGGCGGGCTTCTTGTCAAATGATTTGTTAGACTCGTATGAACCGAAAGGTGCCTTAGCGGATAATCAGGCTGCATCAAATGTTGAGGTTATCGATGTTCAACCAGTGGCAGTTGCTGAGCAAGCCGAAGTTGAAACAGCAACAAAAGAAAAACAAGTTGAAGCAATACCTGAAGAAGAGGTCAGCAATAGTCAAACTGATCATGATTCTCAACAAGATAATTCCCAACCTGAAATAGCGAAAAAGGAAGAACCGAAAGCACAGGTAGCCCAAACCCCTGCAAAATCGGCTGTTCCGACTGAAGAAGAATTTCGGGAGAACTATCCATTTTTTCGGGGACCGGATGGCAATGGAATCACTTACAAAACAAATGTGCCAGACAAATTTGACGCTGCGGCAGGAGAGAATGTGCTTTGGAAAGTTCAGGTTCCTAAACATGGCTACAATTCTCCCATTGTTTGGGGAGACAAGTTATTTGTTTCAGGGGCTGATAAAGAAGCCCGCGAAGTGTATTGTTACGATACAAAAAACGGTGATTTGTTATGGCAAGCTAAGGCTGACCAAATTTCAGGATCACCGGCAAAAATGCCGAGTGTGACGGAAGATACCGGATTGGCTGCTTCAACAATGGCAACCAATGGCAATGCTGTTTTTGCCATTTTCGGAACCGGTGATTTAATCGCACTCGATTTTGAAGGCAAGCGGTTGTGGGCCAAAAATCTGGGTGTCCCCGATAACCACTATGGTCATTCGTCATCGCTCATCATCTATAAGGACAAGCTCATTGTTCAGTATGACACCAATCGTGGCTCTAAAGTGATGGCGCTAAACACGGCTGACGGCTCTGCTCAATGGGAAACCGTGCGCGATGTGCGAATTTCCTGGGCTTCGCCGGTGTTGGCTGATGTTGATGGGCAAGCACAGCTAATTTTGAATGCTGAACCATTGGTTGCAGGTTATGATCCGGAAACCGGAAAGGAATTATGGACAGTGGAATGCATGATGGGTGAAGTTGGCCCATCGGTTGGCTATTCAGACGGAATGGTTTATGCGGCCAATGAATATGCGACTTTAGCGGCCATTAAAGTGGGGGAGCAGGCTGAAATCGTTTGGGAAGACAGCGAGTATCTGCCGGAAGTTGCCAGTCCGTTAGCGGCTGATGGCTTTTTAATTATTGCCACAAGCTATGGAGTCGTGGCTTGTTATGATGCCAAAGATGGTGCCAAATACTGGGAGCAGGAGTATGGCGATGGTATTTACGCTTCGCCTGTTTATGCTGATGGGAACGTCTACCTGATGGACATGGGGGGTGATTTACATGTCTTCAAACTAGGAAAAGAGTTTCAGTTAGTAGCAGAATCGTCTTTAGGCGAGCGGTCGGTTTGCTCGCCGGTTTTTGCTCAAGGGAAAATGTTTTTACGCGGATTTAATCATTTGTATTGCATTGGAAATTAA